In Sphingobium sp. Z007, one DNA window encodes the following:
- a CDS encoding DUF445 domain-containing protein — MTLLRIPRPRAVPAPHPARGMRLVATGMLVAMAVLFVTARATVHLHPAIGFVQAFAEAAMVGGLADWFAVTALFRHPMGLPIPHTAIIPRNKDRIGDTLALFLRDNFLTPAVVARRMRGMDVAAAAGRFLASPSEGDGRLREGASRLVADILEALDQEPLGGMVKGAIGQRLRAINIGPLAGQAIEAAMRDGRHAPVMDGIIHWADRTLEANEHLIRQMVQERAGKVLRWTGLDENLANAILSGLRKMLADMAADPGHSLRLKAEEGMAKLAFDLQFDLEMQAKVAKVRDEIVDNPAMQRWIEGMWEQARAGLLRAVRDPGKAMAGRLGEALRQLGGTLQQEARLRLVINRFVRRAAVGATASYGDAIVRLVSDTVRGWDAGTVTSRLENAVGRDLQYIRVNGTLVGGLVGLAIHTVDTFF; from the coding sequence ATGACGTTGCTACGCATCCCCCGGCCCAGGGCCGTGCCCGCCCCGCACCCTGCGCGAGGCATGCGGCTGGTGGCGACCGGGATGCTGGTGGCGATGGCGGTGCTGTTCGTCACCGCGCGCGCCACCGTCCACCTCCACCCCGCCATCGGCTTCGTCCAGGCCTTTGCCGAGGCGGCGATGGTCGGCGGCCTGGCCGACTGGTTCGCGGTCACCGCGCTGTTCCGCCATCCGATGGGCCTGCCCATCCCGCACACCGCGATCATCCCGCGCAATAAAGACCGGATCGGCGATACGCTCGCCCTGTTCCTGCGCGACAATTTCCTGACTCCTGCCGTGGTTGCGCGACGGATGCGGGGCATGGACGTCGCCGCGGCGGCGGGGCGTTTTCTGGCCAGTCCGTCGGAAGGCGACGGGCGGCTGCGCGAGGGCGCGTCGCGGCTGGTGGCCGACATATTGGAGGCGCTGGACCAGGAACCGCTGGGCGGCATGGTGAAGGGCGCGATCGGCCAGCGGCTGCGCGCGATCAATATCGGCCCGCTGGCGGGGCAGGCTATCGAGGCGGCGATGCGGGACGGCCGCCATGCGCCGGTGATGGACGGCATCATCCACTGGGCGGACCGCACGCTGGAGGCGAACGAGCATCTGATCCGCCAGATGGTGCAGGAACGGGCGGGCAAGGTGCTGCGGTGGACCGGGCTGGACGAAAATCTGGCCAATGCCATCCTGTCGGGGCTGCGCAAGATGCTGGCGGACATGGCCGCCGATCCCGGCCACAGCCTGCGCCTGAAGGCGGAGGAAGGCATGGCGAAGCTCGCCTTCGACCTGCAGTTCGACCTGGAGATGCAGGCCAAGGTCGCCAAGGTCCGCGACGAAATCGTCGATAATCCGGCGATGCAGCGCTGGATCGAGGGCATGTGGGAACAGGCGCGCGCCGGCCTGCTGCGCGCGGTGCGCGATCCGGGCAAGGCGATGGCCGGGCGACTGGGCGAAGCGCTGCGCCAACTGGGCGGCACGTTGCAGCAGGAAGCGCGGTTGCGGCTGGTCATCAACCGCTTCGTGCGCCGCGCCGCGGTGGGCGCAACCGCCAGCTATGGCGATGCGATCGTCCGGCTGGTCAGCGACACGGTGCGCGGCTGGGACGCGGGCACGGTCACCAGTCGGCTGGAAAATGCGGTCGGGCGCGACCTGCAATATATCCGGGTCAACGGCACTTTGGTCGGCGGG